The window GCGCTGCAGTTTTCCGCTTTCCCGTCCATATTGTTGATTACAACGCTATTTCGGCTGGCTTTGAATATTTCCACCACGCGCAACATATTGGCCCAGGGGTATGCGGGCAGAGTCGTGCAAACGTTCGGCTCATTCGTTGCCGGCGGGCAAATCGCCGTCGGTTTTATCGTATTTTTAATCCTTGTCGTCGTCCAATTTATCGTGATCACGAAAGGTTCGGAGCGCGTGGCGGAAGTCGCGGCGCGGTTTACCCTTGATGCGATGCCCGGCAAGCAAATGGCGATTGACGCCGATCTGAACGCCGGATTGATCAACGAA is drawn from Bacilli bacterium and contains these coding sequences:
- a CDS encoding FHIPEP family type III secretion protein, which translates into the protein MKARDLIILIGIIGIVLMMVVPVNVHVLDFLLTINISLALVILLVSMNTKDALQFSAFPSILLITTLFRLALNISTTRNILAQGYAGRVVQTFGSFVAGGQIAVGFIVFLILVVVQFIVITKGSERVAEVAARFTLDAMPGKQMAIDADLNAGLINE